In Xiphophorus maculatus strain JP 163 A chromosome 9, X_maculatus-5.0-male, whole genome shotgun sequence, the genomic window AAAAAACCTAAGTTTttgttgccatgtttccatgtggcacaatttttattattgtgccacatggaaattattttcacaatttcaatttgctcaattttatggttaatggaaacacagctactaaCATAATCTAATCATCACAAAGAAAGTGCATTTAATCATGCGTTTGAATTAGCTAATCATTATTGATGCGTTCCTAGAAGAAACATtggagaaaatagcaaaaactaACATTTCCCACAAAATCAAAGGTTGCGTTTTTCATTTACCATCAATAATTGAAATTGGTCAAGATCGCAATAAATCAGAACTCTTATTACTAGAAATTTCACCATAAATGAAAGCTCCtcgaatggcctagtcaaaggccaGACCTAAATCAGCAGTCGAGAATCGGTGGCAAGACGTGAAACTTTACGTTCAGGGATGTTCTCCAtaaaatctgactgagcttaaaCGGTTTtgtaaagaagagaaaaaaacgtCACtgtagatataaaaataaagtttgtggcAAAATGTCTCCAGGAAAACTTTTTAAGGAACCTAAACAAACAGAACTGCTCTGAGAAAAGACGTCAGAAACAAAGCCCAGCTTCATATGGCACACACAAAGCAGCGATCTGTAGAAAGACAAACCCACACCAGAGCCTCACTGACCACTTCCTGTATTAGCAGACTTGTATTTCTGTGTTGCCACATCCTGATGCTCCTTTTATATCAGTTTAGCTTCTGAAGAAGCCATTTCATCCACTCTGCCCTGTGTGGTTTCCACGCACATTATCTCCTCCTCAGCTTCAGCCCCTTTTACTTGTTGCTTTCTCTTTAATAACTGGTAGTGAGAGGGAGAGTTGAGCGTATTGCCTTGGTTCACAGACTGCTAATGGTGGCTGATAACTTTGGTCTTTTCCTAAAGTTTTCTCTCTGTGCctgtttgcttttgtgttttccacatACTGCCTTTTTATTCGACGCCGTCTGCAAATACGGTGGTTACTTAGAAAACGTTTGATTCATTCAGATAATCACGTTTTCTGCACaattaaatgtgaataaagTGGGATGAAACATGTTGATGTGCATGAACAAATGAACCGCATCATAACGCCTTAATGAGCAgacacatatttttatatttgaaaattatttcattactATTTTCTGATGTATCTAGGCGTTTGGGgtataaaaaaattactcttttgcatgtttgtaataagttatgaaacaaattttaaaatattgtaagcATGAATCTAccttgtttttgtatgttttgcatttgaaaatgtaaaaataccaCAACTCAGTATCAATTCAATTTATGTAGCAGCAATTAACTGACTTGAGacgtttgtttaaaaaaaattcaattgaAGTCATTCTTATTCAgcatgcatgtagtgacagtggatTGGTAAAACtctcctttaacaggaagaaacctccagcagaaccagaacctgactcAGTACAAGGATCAGTCTTCCTCTACCCTTAGAAAATCTGCACCAAAATACCCTGAAAATATACATaatacacaataaaataaaataatctacgTACATTTGAAGGTAAAATAAAGCTTAAGCACTGTTTGAATAGCGATTATCTATAAActtaatgactgaaaataaaagaaaacttgagTGTAACTGTTCTTCTATTGTACCCCTAACTGGGCAACGTCTCCCCCAGGATACAGACACTTCACATCTCGTTATGTAAGctgtttaaatgtaattcatatttttttttgaaaatatatataataaatcactcttaaagaacaacattttacaaaagcaaGTCCTCTCACATCAGcatgtatataaaaaataacaactcATACCTCACAATGTATGTCTTTGTCCATGCGGTCCGCCATTTTGAACTTTGTATACCTGCGTTAGTTTGTTTTCAAACGTATCCAGCGATGTGAAGTGCAGGTGGTTGATGGCCCTCTGGTCCACAGCATGTGAATTTTCAGTATCCCACAGGATACGAAACCCATTAACGCTGTTGTAGTTTTCATCAATAATGTAGCTATTAATTGTCTTCTTGCCGCCATGAGTTGGGTCAACTTCTCAGTAACGTTGTACAAGCTGCTTTATGAATAAGGTGGATTAGTTTGATAATGCTTCTAAAGAtttgcctttgttttgttttcccagcGAGCTGAACCAGAAAAAGGCCCCGGGAAATAAGCCGTCTGCAGGAGCGCCACTTCCAGGCAAGAACGGCAACCCCACCTTCGCCGCTGTGGCCGCAGGTTACGACAAAAGCCCAGGTGAGTTTGCACCGAGCGAGATACCTCAGCCCTAACGGCAGCTGTGTTTCCGTTGCAAATGCCCGCAGAACTTTTTCCGTATTCCGCTGATATCGGGAAAAaccacaatttcgcaattgcagtgtttccgttaaataagaaattcaattaaaatcacacatgggTAAGTGTGTTCACGCGATGACCCTTGTATTTGGAAGCGGCTACACATAAATGCAGAGTTTTTGGGAAAATGCAGTCTTGAGTTTTTACAGAAGAGCAACAGATTCAACCATTTTGAATGACAAACTCAACTTTTGATGAGTCGTGTGCTGCCGCGATGCCAGTGCTGCTGTATACAAACCGATGTGATgctaaaagctttgtttttgtgtgtgtgtgaaaaacatgtttgtttgtttttttctcattttgattgTTTCCACTAAATGAATCTATGATTCAGTGATGGCTTTGCCTCAGCAGTAAGGTTAGATGTTCTCTGCAGGCGGCTCTGGTCCGGGTAAAGGCGACAACCAATCCAAGACTCTGGCCAACATGATGTCAGTGGAAAGCGACAGCTCAGACAGGTacggagagagagaaaaaaaacatacattcagTCGGAAGCATCTACACGCCATTCctaactttcttcttctcttttcttttcttctccctttCCTCCTGAAGCTCTGGATTATGGAGTCCGATCAACACGGCCAGCAGTCCAAACTACAAATCTGACAACTCTTTCTCTGCTTTCGGACCCAACAGCTCCTTCAACCTGACGCAAGGTACGTCACACGCCTGATCCCGAGCCAACACCAGGATGTTGCGTAACACGGTTAGCCAGCCAAAATCACGCCGTGCTTTCTCGTGCATCTGCTTTAGTTTTCAGTGGGATGAATCTCCCAAAGCCTTCGGAGCCTCAGCCCAGCTGGCCTGAGTTCACCCCGGCCATCTGGGACATGCCCAGCAGCGACCCCCTGCACTCCTGGCCCAGCAGCTCCGGATCGCCCACCGCCCCGACGGCCGTAAGCTCCCCGCCACCACGGCGCTTTCCGTCACCGCCGTGGCTCGCTCTGTTCAGTGActccattgtttttgttttgatttttttgccGCAGTCGTTCCTGGGAAACACTTGCAGCCCGTGGTCTGCCACCACGCCCTTCAGCAACTCCATCTGGTCAACGGGCGCAGATTCCACGCTGCACCCGTACTCGCCGTCGACCGGTTCGCCTGCTCTGACCACTCTGGTGAGCGGCGCCGCCCCGTCACCGACGCAGTCGCCGACGACTCCCTCGGAGATGAGCAGGACCTTCAACCCCTGGAGCGCGTGGCTTCCCACTCTGACCAGGCGCAGCTCCGAGCCCTGGCCCAGCTCGTCTGATACCAGCAACTAAACAGCAGCTGGCGAAAGTTACCCGTACGCTACACGAGTCTTTTACTATCAGagaagccccgccccctcctccAGACAGCAACGTTACGGGGAGCCATGGATGAGCGCCACGTTTatttctctgcagcttttttATTCCTGAGGGCAGTGATGCTAACTTTTtatttgggtttgttttaaCAGGAGACCCCTGAAATAAgcgcactgtaaaaacacaatgcctttttgttctggtttctagtgcaaatatcttggtatacttgaaataagaaaaaagaaacttacaagtaacttttcagcaagaaaaagaagtttgttttgAGCCAATAAGTCCTTAATATTGAAGGAAAAAGTACTAGTGCTTTTACCGTCATCTTGCTGAGAATgttcttgtaagttagtttttttcttatttcaagtgtaacgggatatttgcactggaaactagatcAAAATTACTTGGTGGCAATGTGTGTTTTTGGCAGTGCGCGAATGCCGTAGAAAGGCTATTAATGCTGCATTCCTTCTCAGAAACGTGGCAGAGCCACTAAAGGTTTAGTATTAAATAACTTATTTGAGGCCACATTTAAGTTCAGTTCTTATTGGTTTcttaattaaagaaaagaaaagaaagctttATTTCAGAGGCCAAAACGTACAGTCATTCACATCGGGATCATTGCACTTTTATTGGCAGAAgggatctttaaaaaaaaaaaacaaaatctaaaattggATTTGTATtggatgttttaatttttttttttgtataccCATCCCATAAAAGTTTTAGGAACATTTATGTTGTCCATTTTTAAACTGGAATTATTTGGTCTAGCGATCAAGTAAAACTAAATTCCTCAGTTTGGGGTTTGAACTGTATTCTTATCGCCTTTGTTTGTCTGCAAATTTAATTAAAGGATTTCAGCAGAAAATCTGGGTTTTTTCCTTGATTTactcagggttttttttgtaaagtgtctcgagacatttgttgtgaattggcactaAATAGATAAACTAAATTGAATTGTTTGTACAAGTTCTGACAGAAATATACGAGGTAAAGAAGTTTCTTGGAATAACAAGAATATGTTCATAATGTGATAATCTGCCTCAAGCATCAGAAGTCTAGCttctgaaacaatttttaaatgttttgctgatTACAAATCTGACAAATTATCAGCACAGATGATCACATAACGGATATGAatgaatttaaacttttttttttttttaaagtttacattgGACCAAATTTGCTTCTCCTTCATCAGACTTCAGTGATTACAGGAACACAAAGAAAAgcctttaaaaatgtctttgagaAACTTGACTGCAGAGAAAGTCCAAGCAAGATGGAACCAGAACCCGGTCTTAATAACTTAAGTAAAAGAAAAGGGAATCgtggtttttaaatgtttttcatgaaaaacattttttgtctggCATTTTTGCTTTCCAGGAAATGCGTAGAAGACTCAGGTCAGTGCTCAGGTAAGACTTGAGTCATTACTTCTCTTACctgttcactttttttcttttttcttttttacccaTAATGAATGTCATTGAGGACAactctattttatttatctattttttaaaactgacctTTTGACTAGTTTtgctaataaattatttaagttttgAAATAGTTGTGCCTCAAACTGTGGCTGATCTGATTAGCGATGTTGGACCGCTGTTATTTTGAATAGAACTAGAGGAAAGCTAActtctctgcagaccccacacatcctggacacaagcTGCTTAAACCTTTTACCTTCAGGTTGGCAGTTATTGCAAAAACCAGACAGTTTCTTCCCCCAATCTGTCTTTTATGAACATAATGAACACCTCAAAGCCAACTGTGACATATAATGTTCTTTAGCTCTCTTTTTAAATTTCCCTAAAGTTTACATATTTAGTGTCAGCAAGAAGGGAGTATGAAACCGAAGTCCTTGTTtatgaagagaaacaaaagatttatcctctcaaataaacacaagtggagtaaaagttacatttcattttccatcattacttttatgtgcattttaatgcatttattttattagaatcaATTCTTCAATATGTTTTTGTAGAATAAGGTAGAAAGAATTGATGATGCATTGAATTCCTGAAGGCATGTACCATTTCTCTCCGGGATATTTTAATAAGTACTTTAAGCACGAATAAGGGCAGAGTGACCCATCAACCTTCCTCTGGTTATGAGGAAACATCTTTAGATTTTCTTGtctggatgtttatttttgcttatgaAATACTATCTGGAATCTGGCCTAGTGCTGCAAGGGTGCAGCTGCTGGTTCTCTTCAGAGTGTGTGCTGTTCCTCTTcctcaaaaagataaaaacatgtcGGCATGATGCAACAATGCCCTCTGCTGGACCACTAAGGAAAAACTACACCTCTTGAAATCTTTCGCTTGTTATAGAAGGAATTTATGATGAACTtggattttaaaatctaaaactgatcttttttttttttacatgtgattttttttactatgttaTATTTAAggcacaatttaaaaaaataaaaaattaagtgtTCAGCACCAATACTTTCTAAATGAAATGGCTTTAACAAGTGATTCCAAGAATAACACACAGCagattactttaaaaaacaacaatttttttagGGTGATATTTTCACTGAAATATATCTTGTTTAACTAGAAATAGGAAACGCaaagttttgtctttcatgATAACCCATGTTTGTTTAGtagctaaaaaaaacttttttttatccttgtaAAGTTTGCCCCTCGTTTGAAGGCATtgtcagaagaaaaataaaccttaCAGCCGAACAGGTTACTTCCTCGGCGGTTGTTTGAGGGACTCCATTAGGAGCCGACCAAGCTTCTTCACATCACATTTAGACATGACCCTCACGGCGTGGCTCTTCTTCAGAGACTTTGTGCGATCCAGCACCAACATGCCGCGGCTCATGGAGCCCTGCAGCTCCACGCGCACCGGGCACTCGATGCTCTCCAGCACGGTGCCGCCGTCCACGCAGGCCGCCATCGCGTAGGAGTCGTAAGAGACAAAGCCAGGCCCGAAGTACACGTCTCTCTTGTTCTTCATGGCTTCTTTGGAGTAGGCCCAACACTTCGACGTCACCGTCTTCATGAAGCGGGCCGCCGGGAAGTCCTGGTTGACCAGCTCTTCAAAGAACTCCTGCGAAACAATGGGATGTGGGTTGTTGGGTCAGACGACTGCGCTTTAGGGCAAAGGTAGattggaaaaaaagaggagtacgtttctgcaaaaaagaaattaaaataaatgaaactggaatttttagattaaagtcTGAAATGTTCTGGAAAGACGAggacatttctgaatttcaaatgtcaaaaatttgagaggaaaaactaactttttatattaatcaaagaaatatttaatctgtgaTTAATTTCCACACTGAAGtttcaaaaatagattttttttctctctcttttttttaattttctgagtttctaaAGTCAACCATTTAAGACTTAAACTTAAACtgttctgagattaatctaaaaaaagaaaggcgtTTTTTtgggcagaaatttactcctttttaaATCTATCTGGTCATAATATGCCATCATAACATCACCATCCAGAGTAGTTTTCATTTACGAtacctcgcaaaagtattcGTGCCCCTtcaacttttcttgtttttgtcatggAAACACTTATGGAGCGTAAAATCGTTTTACAAGACACTCTTTGATCAGCCTACCCAAGTCAGGGCATTTCTGCCAGAGTATTCCCACGTAGCGAGGTAAGTAGGGCAGACGAACTCTTCTAGAACAATGTAAGCCGACTCTGGATCCGCTGCAAAGTTGAACTCTGCACAGACGGTCACGTTCCCCTTTCCTGCAGTAACAGAAGTGAGCGTTTCGAGGCCAGTCGTCTCACACATGGCAGCATTTGAACTCCTGCTTCCATACCCTCCATGTTTCCTCCCATGATGAAGAGCTCTCCGAGCTTTTGGGGAAAGCGTGGATCCAGTCTGACGGCCAGCGCCAGGTTGGTGAGCGGGCCCAGGGCCACCAAGGAGACCTGTGGGGGTTAGGGGTTTAGAAACGCCAGAGAgtcgcccacacacacataaaaatactGGGACTTCTCACCTGATTCTCATATTTAGATGCCAATCTAATCATGGCATCGACAGCATGCTCCTGTTGAATTTTCTCCTTCCACTGAGGATCTCTGTCTTCTATCACATCCCCAAGTCCATCAACTCCAAAGTGGTCACTGAATGGGTTACTGACTCCAACAAGAGGACCAGCACTGCCTTGAAACACTGGAATCTGCAGGAATTAAAGCAGAAAGGACGGGAAACGGAAAGCCTTGAATAAGGACTGTAAacttttattctaaaacatTGGCATGTAATTCTTCTTCAGGTTCTTCTCCAACTGACGCACCCCCTGGCGCTCGCAGACAGAGAGAACCCGCAGAACGTTCTGACACACGTTCTCCACCGCGGCGTTCCCAAACACGCAGGTCACAGCCAGGACCTCCAGGTTGGGCGCCGCCAAGGCCATCATTATGGCCTGAGCGTCGTCAATGCCGCAGTCTGTGTCGATGATCACCAACTTGTTTGCCATGGTTCACCTTGTTGTGATCCTGGACACGCCAAACATACCAAGAAGTAAATCAgtgtttgcttgtgttttttttggctctaatggcctttatttgaaagtagtttgacatgAAAgggggtaatgagagagggggaggaCCTCCAGCAaatgtcaccaggccgggaCTCGAACCTGCAACCATCAccacaaggactaaggcctccttcgTGGCCtggtgctttgcccctgcgccaccacagcacccccaaATCAGTGTTATTTTTCTAAGTTTATCTTAAAggtgataaaaacaaagcaaacgtCCATGGAAAGGAAAGAATTCTAAGTTTTATGTAATGTCAAATTAAGTCTCTTAAGAGCCAGTCTAAACAATTATATAAACATCAGCGGTTGCCCGGGGCGTCAAGATGCTAGGGGcgtcataaaataatttatggaCAGACAACTTTGTGTGTTCTACAGACGATGGTACCCGTACTTTAAAAAGCACTCTGTCATGGGATGTACTATGCCAAGTTCATTTATTATATAACACTTATGGCGCATTCAGACCAGCCATGtttattctgggtaaatacaatcaaaacaaacatgggtCTAgttcttttaccaaagacaaaaaagaaatccactagctgctaaaatctgacactactccatttttgtttacatttacattgtCTTCTCCTGaggtttttctgtcatttccttcagtggttcttggtgcagcgccaccgcCTGCAACAGTTTAAGAGCTTAAAACTTTCCTAGATCTTTGAGGCCTTTGTGGTTCATTCCTTAAAGGTCATTTGTTAGGTTTTTAGAtgaatacaaatataaatattgaagaTTAGGAGACTTTAAGGACTGTGAGAATCTATGTCTCCTCTCGGAATGTGTGTGTTATGTGTAAGGCGTTTGGAGAAGCAGGAAGCAAGCCGACAGACGGCCTGGAGATAAGAGCTGACACCTAGCAGGAGAGTGGATCAAAGACTAAAGTTCAAAGTTTTATGACCTTGAGGGACACGAAAACTGAAGTTTACGACTCACAGGGGGTCGGAAGCTGACCCAGAGAATCTCAGGAACTGGAAATGCAGGATGACACCATTGTTTAATAAGAGACTCTGTGTTGAcagctgtgttttctgtttgctgctccTTCTAGGCAAATGATTTGTAACTTTAACCAGGCctcaatgtaataaatatgcaatTGCAAAGGAGCACGTTAGAACTGGTCCGGAGACAGAGATAAGGAGTTGTCCCTGGGCAGAGTTCTCCGTTCAGTCCGTCTCTCTGTGTCCTTATTTTTGTCCAGCGAGAATGTCAGGTTATAGATCTAACATCATTGAAGAGTGCACTGTTCTGTTCTCTGGTAAACAATAAGCCACAAGTGTAGTCTTTTTGGTTACAAAGCTAATGTTTGATCCCAGTGTTGCAATTTTTCCTGTACAGGCTCACTAAGATGTTACACCTACCAGTTTACAATTTCCTAATAAAAGCCTCACAGATGAAATACACATTGTCGGGTATTAGGAATTACGtttccttgcaaaagtattcacatccatTGAAAGGCTTCATATATTTATACACCCATAAATATCCACATATTTTAGAAGTAGACTAGCAAATTAGCACATAACTGAAAGGTGGCAAGAAAATTACTGAATACATTGTTTCCCACTTTTTGTCTAATAAAAATCAAgtgttttgtgtgaaaatatttatcGCATTTTATTCCgactaaccttttttttttttttttaaaaagttattttatttcaaaataaattggaATCTATGCATTGTTTTTCCCCTTCAATAATACACATTACAGTTTATGGTTGTATGTTAACAAAAATAGATAAGAAGTCAAGCTGTATAATTCTAAGCAGAACCCAATCTTTGACAGCTCTCACAACCTATAATTTGCTGTAGcttgaaaatgttaataaacttACCCTTTTGCCAATTTAAAGATGCTTGAGGAAGTATAATACGTCCTATCTTATACTTCTACTGTTTAAAAAGTATTGTCAGTAAACACCTGACTTACCTCAGTGTATGGTTTAACGTTTAAACACCCACCTGAGTTCTTTCTTGTGAttggtttaaaaatgtggaCCCGTTGCAATACGAGCTGACGGCGGGGGGTGAGATTCGACGTCAGTGATGTACAAATActgcttattttaaatttaacgttatgaaaaaaatcatattattcaaactaaaaagctttgaaatgttAACTAGATGTGCGTGTATTATTCTTACTCCAtttattatagtttttatttttgaaatatttgtttgggtcccccccccccaaaatgtTGTCTCTGGAATGGTACAGTCCCGTGAGCCTGCTTGGGAGGAAGATACGGGTCAGTGGGGCGAAGTAACGGGATTTTCAGCGTTAATTGTTTACGGTGGCGGAGTTATTGCTCGGTAAATGTCAGTGTAAAATGGCGAGCAGTTAGCTGACCTCCGGGGTTCCTAGAAACAGCCGAGAGAACAAAACACCCACCACGTCGACTACAGGGTATTGTTTATGCCAGCTAACTCCAGAGTAGGAGGGATGTAGCTGCGCTCGCTCAGCTGCGGCTTCACAGGTGACATGATGTTTAGTTAATGTTTAATTGCCGCACAGCTAGCACCAGGCGGGCTAGCCGGGCTCTTTCTCTGGTTTCCTAATACCTTTAACCCCTTTACATTGGGCTATAGGTAATGtattgttaaattgttttcattatgtTGCTTTGCTGTGCGTTAAACAACTGAGTCGGATCTCTGTTTTCATGTGTTGAAAGTAACCTCCGCGTGAGGAGTCTGCCACACCACCTCCATCTTTCCTCCAGCTCTGCTCTTTTATCCCCAGAGAAGACGCCCTCTTTCTCGGCCACCCCCATCACCGCACGCAGCGCCCCGATGCCTAACACATCAGAAGGTCAAGGAGCGAACCTCCCCCGGCCCGCGGAGCGGTCGGAGCTGCGGAGGCCCGcggatggagaggaggaggaggaccaCGGGCTGATCAGCTCTCTCGCCCGGGACGCCGCGAGGCTGAGGCGGGCTTCGAGTGCTGAGCTTCACCTGCAGTGGACCTGCCCGGTCACGCACTCCCGGGAAAAGTTCTACACGGTCTGCTCCGACTACGCTTTGCTCAACCAGGCGGCCTCCGTGTACTGCTGTCCGCCGAAGGTGGCCAGGAACAAGCAGGAGGACGGGGCCCCGCTCGGGAAGCCCAAAGCCTCCTCGGACTTCAGCGGCGGTCACACTGGAGGGGGTCCTGTGGGGTCAGACGGGGACTGCGACGTGGA contains:
- the LOC102220343 gene encoding inosine-uridine preferring nucleoside hydrolase-like, with product MANKLVIIDTDCGIDDAQAIMMALAAPNLEVLAVTCVFGNAAVENVCQNVLRVLSVCERQGIPVFQGSAGPLVGVSNPFSDHFGVDGLGDVIEDRDPQWKEKIQQEHAVDAMIRLASKYENQVSLVALGPLTNLALAVRLDPRFPQKLGELFIMGGNMEGKGNVTVCAEFNFAADPESAYIVLEEFVCPTYLATWEYSGRNALTWEFFEELVNQDFPAARFMKTVTSKCWAYSKEAMKNKRDVYFGPGFVSYDSYAMAACVDGGTVLESIECPVRVELQGSMSRGMLVLDRTKSLKKSHAVRVMSKCDVKKLGRLLMESLKQPPRK